The following proteins come from a genomic window of Euwallacea fornicatus isolate EFF26 chromosome 9, ASM4011564v1, whole genome shotgun sequence:
- the LOC136341233 gene encoding cytochrome P450 9e2-like — translation MFWALVTVAAVLTFVVYFGYVKPFKYWKDLGVPQGSPWFLLGDVWPTILKRKDIVQWLEWVYYKHPKSRYMGYYQFLKPMFFVKDPEVIKQLTIKDFDHFTDHQTFAISEDVEPLWSKNLFSLRGHRWKEMRGVLSGSFTSSKMKIMFELIREEAEKFVDYFNEEIQAGVLDLEMKDSFRKYATDVIASTSFGITVNSLKNPSNEFYRMGKAAINFGGFKTVIKFLGYQFCPWLLTLLKIRFFPAAISNFFLGIVNETIKEREEKGIVRSDMINILMEVKNGTVKAENKDTPDEGFAVVKESLDGNAERRHNIEITNQDITSQAFIFFFAGFETVSTAMSFTSYELAVNLDVQEKLRREIGEVYDKSNGKPSYREILEMKYLDMVISESLRKWPPAVVTDRMCTKPYILKSSGDSIPFKKADCLVIPTYSIHHDPEYYPDPEKLIPERFSEENRGKIKPYTYMPFGLGPRACIGSRFALLEIKMMLFYLLKSFEIVPTSKTLIPLKFDKSSVVFTPTGGFQLGLKKL, via the exons ATGTTTTGGGCACTTGTCACCGTAGCAGCAGTTCTAACGTTCGTAGTCTATTTCGGCTATGTAAAGCCATTCAAGTACTGGAAGGACCTGGGGGTTCCCCAAGGGTCTCCCTGGTTCCTATTAGGAGACGTATGGCCGACCATTCTTAAGCGTAAAGATATTGTGCAATGGCTGGAATGGGTTTACTACAAACATCCAAAAA GCAGATATATGGGGTACTACCAATTCCTGAAACCCATGTTCTTTGTCAAGGACCCGGAAGTGATCAAACAACTGACAATCAAGGATTTCGATCATTTCACTGATCATCAAACTTTCGCTATTTCTGAGGACGTAGAACCCTTGTGgagcaaaaatttattttctctgCGAG GTCATAGGTGGAAGGAAATGAGAGGTGTCCTCTCGGGCTCATTCACCAgcagtaaaatgaaaattatgttcGAATTGATCAGGGAGGAGGCCGAAAAGTTCGTGGATTACTTCAATGAGGAAATCCAAGCTGGGGTCCTGGACTTGGAAATGAAAGATTCCTTTAGAAA ATACGCCACGGACGTAATTGCATCCACCTCATTTGGGATCACTGTGAACTCCCTCAAGAACCCCTCAAACGAGTTCTACAGAATGGGAAAAGCGGCGATTAACTTTGGAGGGTTTAAAACAGTAATTAAATTCCTGGGATATCAATTCTGCCCTTGGCTTCTAACG CTCTTGAAAATTAGATTCTTCCCTGCAGCAATCTCGAACTTCTTCTTAGGTATCGTAAACGAGACCATCAAGGAACGGGAAGAGAAGGGAATAGTCAGGTCCgatatgataaatattttgatggaAGTGAAGAACGGAACTGTTAAAGCTGAAAATAAAGACACTCCTGACGAGGGGTTTGCAGTCGTTAAGGAATCGCTTGATGGAAATGCTGAGAGGAGGCACAACATAGAAATTACCAATCAGGATATTACATCTCAAGCTTTTATCTTCTTTTTCGCCGGATTCGAGACCGTATCAACCGCCATGAGCTTTACAAGTTACGAATTAGCGGTAAATCTTGATGTTCAGGAGAAGCTGAGGCGGGAGATTGGGGAAGTGTATGATAAATCCAACGGCAAACCATCGTATCGGGAAATACTTGAAATGAAGTACTTGGACATGGTGATTTCGG AAAGTCTGCGCAAGTGGCCCCCAGCAGTGGTCACAGATAGGATGTGCACCAAGCcttatattttgaaatcttCGGGGGATTCGATACCATTTAAGAAAGCCGATTGTCTAGTCATACCAACATATAGCATTCATCATGATCCGGAATACTACCCCGATCCGGAAAAATTGATCCCAGAGAGATTCTCCGAAGAAAACAGAGGAAAAATTAAGCCTTACACGTATATGCCCTTCGGACTAGGTCCCAGGGCTTGCATAGGGTCTCGTTTCGCTTTActggaaattaaaatgatgttATTCTATCTGCTGAAGAGCTTCGAGATAGTGCCCACCAGCAAAACACTGATTCCattgaaattcgataaatcCAGTGTCGTTTTTACCCCTACAGGAGGGTTTCAGTTGGGTTTGAAAAAGTTGTAG